From Echinicola soli, a single genomic window includes:
- a CDS encoding glycoside hydrolase family 28 protein, with amino-acid sequence MKPILKETAFLLLLPILLAACSGEATKESPTYFPLDSLMTRDQVGASNLPEEIAPVEAPFAMPEFKKPVFPDLTINIQEHGAEEGKLATSIIQGAIDEASAQGGGMVVVPAGKWKTGRISLKSNVNFHLQEGAELYFSGQLEDYRPAVFTRHEGVEVMSLGACIYAYQQENIAITGKGTLYGPEEGPVKEQMMTEDVTEKFVPIEKPVEERVYEGYNGESIFLPMFISPTDCKNVYIEGVTLERTAFWNIVPVYCDGVIIRGVTVNSVGIPRGDGIDIESSRNVLIEYSTLNNGDDCFTMKAGRGKDGIRVNKPTENVVVRYCLAKEGHGGITIGSETAGKINNLYIHDCVFDNTGVGIRFKTRRPRGGGGQNLYYERLRMNLRQTAFRWDMLGQELYVGDLAKRKPLREVNELTPKFKDITIKDILVETASTFVNINGIPESPLENLHMENVVVKDSKKFFNADDAKNLTFKHVEVTSQDSLMKFLDTRNVVFEDAVFHVPGGKVFTQMKGDLTDSIRYINTQPQQPENWETSTYVKNE; translated from the coding sequence ATGAAACCGATCCTAAAAGAAACTGCTTTTTTGCTATTATTGCCCATTCTGCTGGCCGCCTGCTCAGGAGAGGCCACGAAGGAATCACCTACCTATTTTCCCCTGGACAGCCTCATGACCAGGGACCAGGTAGGGGCGTCCAACTTACCAGAAGAAATAGCACCCGTGGAGGCTCCATTTGCCATGCCAGAATTCAAAAAACCTGTTTTCCCGGATTTGACGATCAATATCCAAGAGCACGGTGCCGAAGAAGGAAAATTGGCAACAAGTATTATCCAGGGAGCCATTGATGAGGCCAGTGCCCAGGGCGGTGGCATGGTGGTGGTGCCAGCCGGAAAGTGGAAGACTGGTCGGATCAGCCTAAAGAGTAATGTCAATTTCCATCTTCAAGAAGGCGCTGAGCTTTACTTTAGTGGCCAGTTGGAAGATTATAGACCTGCAGTCTTTACCCGGCATGAAGGAGTGGAAGTGATGTCACTGGGTGCTTGCATCTATGCATATCAGCAAGAGAACATTGCCATTACCGGAAAAGGCACTTTGTACGGACCGGAAGAAGGCCCCGTGAAGGAACAAATGATGACCGAGGATGTTACCGAGAAATTTGTGCCCATCGAAAAACCTGTGGAAGAGCGGGTGTACGAAGGCTACAATGGAGAGTCCATTTTCTTGCCCATGTTCATTTCCCCTACTGATTGTAAGAACGTTTATATCGAAGGCGTGACCCTGGAACGCACGGCATTTTGGAACATCGTACCCGTGTACTGTGATGGCGTGATCATCCGTGGGGTGACGGTCAACTCGGTGGGAATTCCCCGTGGTGATGGCATAGACATTGAGTCTTCCAGAAATGTCCTGATCGAATACTCCACACTAAACAATGGCGATGATTGTTTTACGATGAAAGCTGGACGAGGCAAGGACGGTATACGGGTAAATAAACCAACCGAGAATGTAGTAGTCCGCTATTGCTTGGCAAAAGAAGGGCATGGTGGCATTACCATTGGCAGTGAGACAGCAGGAAAAATCAACAACCTCTATATACACGACTGTGTATTTGACAACACAGGTGTAGGCATCCGCTTCAAAACCCGTCGTCCCAGAGGTGGTGGAGGGCAAAATCTCTACTACGAAAGGCTGAGGATGAACCTTCGCCAGACGGCATTCCGCTGGGATATGCTTGGACAGGAGCTGTATGTAGGGGATCTGGCCAAAAGAAAGCCACTCCGGGAAGTCAATGAGCTTACACCAAAGTTTAAGGATATCACCATCAAGGACATCTTAGTGGAAACAGCATCTACGTTTGTCAATATTAATGGGATTCCTGAATCGCCATTGGAAAATCTACATATGGAAAATGTGGTGGTCAAAGACAGCAAGAAATTTTTCAATGCTGATGATGCCAAGAATTTGACCTTTAAGCATGTGGAAGTGACCAGTCAGGATTCGTTGATGAAGTTTTTGGACACCAGGAATGTAGTGTTTGAGGATGCTGTATTTCATGTGCCTGGAGGAAAGGTTTTTACCCAGATGAAAGGAGACTTGACCGATAGCATTCGTTATATAAACACCCAACCACAGCAACCGGAAAATTGGGAAACATCAACTTATGTGAAAAATGAGTAG
- the pelA gene encoding pectate lyase, protein MSSLSKRIVVAAVQFLAISTLAMAQSEKTLSWSAAQRQDQAWYSSDEAKRIADNVLVYQHENGGWYKNIDMAEPLSKNGQKQLLKEKNDPKGTTIDNGATISQLEYLGKVYHTTQEEKYKAAFLKGIDYLLEAQYENGGWPQYYPIRKGYYQHITYNDNAMIGVMRLLREVAEENSSYDLVDAKRRAASREAIDRGLETILKTQVKINGKLTIWCAQHDKNTLEPVNARAFELASLSGAESVNIVRYLMQLPNPGSAVINAVENAVAWFEGHKVEGKEIKKVKDASLAKGYDLVVVDQPEASPLWARFYDLKTQQPIFVGRDGIKRAELKDIEYERRVGYSYLGNYAGRLLEKEYPRWKAGL, encoded by the coding sequence ATGAGTAGTTTATCGAAACGCATCGTAGTCGCTGCTGTCCAATTTTTGGCCATTTCCACCTTGGCCATGGCCCAAAGCGAAAAAACCCTCTCCTGGAGTGCCGCCCAAAGGCAAGATCAGGCGTGGTACAGCAGTGATGAGGCCAAGAGAATTGCAGACAATGTATTGGTTTACCAACATGAAAATGGCGGCTGGTATAAAAATATCGACATGGCTGAGCCACTCAGCAAAAATGGGCAGAAACAGCTTCTAAAAGAAAAAAACGACCCCAAGGGAACCACCATTGACAATGGTGCCACCATTTCCCAGCTGGAATATTTGGGAAAGGTCTATCACACTACGCAGGAAGAAAAGTACAAAGCAGCTTTTCTAAAAGGCATCGACTACCTGCTCGAAGCCCAGTATGAAAATGGTGGATGGCCGCAGTATTACCCTATCCGCAAAGGATACTATCAGCACATTACCTATAATGACAATGCCATGATCGGGGTGATGCGGCTGCTCCGCGAGGTGGCGGAGGAAAATTCGTCTTATGACCTTGTGGATGCCAAAAGGAGGGCTGCTTCTAGAGAAGCGATTGACAGAGGGCTTGAAACGATCCTGAAAACCCAAGTGAAAATCAACGGAAAACTCACCATCTGGTGTGCCCAGCATGATAAAAACACGCTGGAGCCAGTGAATGCAAGAGCTTTTGAGCTGGCCAGCCTCAGTGGGGCCGAGAGTGTAAATATCGTACGATACCTCATGCAGTTGCCAAATCCAGGTTCCGCCGTCATCAATGCGGTAGAAAATGCCGTAGCCTGGTTTGAGGGGCATAAGGTCGAAGGTAAGGAAATCAAAAAGGTAAAAGATGCCAGCTTGGCAAAAGGATATGACCTCGTCGTGGTGGATCAGCCGGAAGCATCACCGCTTTGGGCACGGTTTTATGACCTGAAAACACAGCAGCCGATTTTTGTTGGCCGTGATGGCATAAAAAGAGCTGAGCTCAAGGACATCGAATATGAGCGGCGCGTAGGTTATAGCTATTTGGGAAATTATGCAGGACGCTTGCTTGAGAAGGAATACCCTCGGTGGAAGGCAGGGCTGTAA